The Papaver somniferum cultivar HN1 chromosome 3, ASM357369v1, whole genome shotgun sequence genome includes a region encoding these proteins:
- the LOC113356475 gene encoding protein PHOTOPERIOD-INDEPENDENT EARLY FLOWERING 1-like isoform X2 codes for MASRGPRPKVEHEARPKRQKALEASREPRRPKTHWDHVLDEMVWLSKDFESERKWKLAQAKKVAIRASKGMLDQATRGEKKVKEEEQKLRKVALNISKDVKKFWTKIEKLVLYKHQLELEEKKKKALDRQLDFLLGQTERYSTMLAENLVDMPYPHKHMCLDSATEQHINHDEGEKEDQQINEDEYVKDDDQTKHEKEEGDQIVSHGDEEGDRQTTQVADEGEPNDLMGSQDGPGDHMDVDGDYDVQSEDESEDDEHTIEEDEALITKEERKAELEGLQDEMDLPLEELLKRYKISTVSREESPGEEDSAEPFNEIVNLGEAGKDAHTSSTTDGGSSCAISNHLGVTNGDISTIKDEHRSDSDIGTGGNQDANKSEMQSTFSDCSDNQEEDGDYIHVASEEKDDETTLVEEEELAKDEAGDAVNEIELLQKEREIPMEELLARYKKDYNVEDEEDDDAHGYTSDSSEECVDLQARLDVEMKGVPSPVNKDAPLEAQPSESKLIIAEQEEDELNIKSDHEKDSDDIIADAAAAARSAQPTGNTFLTTKVRTKFPFLLKYPLREYQHIGLDWLVTMYEKRLNGILADEMGLGKTIMTISLLAHLACEKGIWGPHLIVVPTSVMLNWETEFLKWCPAFKILTYFGSAKERKFKRQGWMKPNSFHVCITTYRLVIQDSKAFKRKKWKYLILDEAHLIKNWKSQRWQTLLNFNSKRRILLTGTPLQNDLMELWSLMHFLMPHIFQSHQEFKDWFSNPISGMVEGQEKVNKEVVDRLHNVLRPFLLRRLKRDVEKQLPGKHEHVIYCRLSKRQRNLYEDFIASSETQATLASSNFFGMISVIMQLRKVCNHPDLFEGRPIISSFDMSGIEMQLSSSICTMLSSSPFSEVNLKGLGLLFTDLDFSMTSWESDEIKAIATPSRMIEDRVTSVDIGKTCSRHRPCGYMKKGYGTNIFDEIQKALWEERLKEAKERAKSIAWWNSLQCRKKPMYGTSLRDLVTVRHPVSDIHQQKSNPSCYLDFSSKLASIVLSPVERFQRLIKLIESFMFAIPAARASSPVCWCSKSGATVFSDPSFKDKCTDVLSPLLSPIRPAIVRRQVYFPDRRLIQFDCGKLQQLAVLLRRLKSEGHRALIFTQMTKMLDVLEPFINLYGYTYMRLDGSTPPEERQTLMQRFNTNPKIFLFILSTRSGGVGINLVGADTVIFYDSDWNPAMDQQAQDRCHRIGQTREVHIYRLISESTIEENILKKANQKRVLDDLVIQSGSYNTEFFKKLDPLELFSGHRELPANNIHKEKSSNSGVEVSLSNADVEAALKQAEDEADYTALKKVEQEEAVENQEFLDDAIGRVEDDELANEDDAKFDEKAPEPEDQSTSIAALDNDVDAILNGSDPNDDRVLTLTGTEEDDMLADVKQLAAAAAAAGHASSSFENQLRPIDRYAMRFMDLWDPIIDKSALVSQVNFEEKEWELDRIEKFKEDLEAEIDDDEEPFVYEEWDADYATEAYRQQVEVLAQRQLLEDLEYEAKEAEEAEKEKLESLRNEAAAAKTKSKPKKKTKKKKFKSLKKGALASEVETTLEEQPEYMSIDDESMYTDGLDSYSDFIPSHSPVQKKRKKAHSTQNADEEKTKRKSTKKQKKGPESSRSALEYDSLDKQHAGELMVLDLDHRPPCRSRMGGKISITTMPVKRVLLIKPEKLNKKGSVWLRGCISMSDSWSSSEDAILCAIVHEYGTHWSLVSDVIYGMPAGGFHRGRFRHPFQCCERFRDLFHKNVLSIVEIPNNNEKVTNTCSGKSILKVTEDGTQTLLNVTSDLADNECILQKHFTAVLTSVWKARSRFKHWSSLSSTYQEGFDSAKWVFNLRRCTREPLRNLGAVGESSKLVAAALQDAYSKQQEDVSQSEQREAASMMEEPLEIILEVQTDHEDCEIPLPSHVNVLICGSDSPHTKNESAEGDSHLDLRSNMAEHRFRGASKACFDGVTQGWASSSFPAFDFVKSRSTPSKPQSAGKPSKSKQLLRGASTEQPREEEHHTPSTSKQTPHILSPKTALTASVGFLSGDSDIIRSCTGGADVGAEDREDIMGMDGYGFYEVDATIPYNYDSSFISGLDDCTLLPDITDIG; via the exons ATGGCCTCCAGAGGTCCAAGGCCTAAGGTTGAGCATGAAGCACGACCTAAGCGCCAAAAG GCACTTGAAGCTTCCAGAGAACCTCGTCGACCCAAAACGCACTGGGATCATGTTTTAGATGAGATGGTTTGGCTGTCCAAG GACTTTGAGTCGGAGAGAAAATGGAAACTAGCTCAAGCGAAGAAGGTTGCTATAAGAGCCAGCAAGGGCATGCTGGACCAAGCTACTAGAGGAGAAAAGAAAGTGAAG GAAGAAGAGCAGAAGTTGAGAAAAGTTGCACTTAATATCTCTAAGGATGTGAAGAAGTTTTGGACGAAAATTGAGAAGCTG GTGTTATACAAACATCAACTGGAGTtagaggagaaaaagaaaaaggcacTGGATAGACAGCTTGATTTTCTTCTAGGGCAGACAGAAAG GTACTCGACAATGCTAGCAGAAAATCTTGTTGACATGCCATATCCTCATAAGCATATGTGTCTAGATTCTGCGACTGAACAACATATTAATCACGACGAAGGTGAAAAAGAGGATCAACAGATCAATGAAGATGAATATGTAAAAGATGATGATCAAACTAAAcatgaaaaagaagaaggagatcAAATAGTTAGCCATGGCGATGAAGAAGGAGATCGGCAGACTACACAAGTAGCTGATGAAGGGGAACCAAATGATCTTATGGGATCACAAGATGGCCCTGGTG ATCATATGGATGTCGATGGTGATTATGATGTACAATCAGAAGATGAATCT GAAGATGACGAGCAtactattgaagaagatgaagctcTGATTACTAAGGAAGAAAGGAAAGCGGAACTGGAAGGTTTGCAAGATGAAATGGATTTGCCACTTGAGGAGCTGCTAAAGCGTTACAAGATCAGTACAG TTAGCAGGGAAGAGTCTCCAGGAGAGGAAGATTCTGCCGAACCATTCAACGAGATAGTGAATCTGGGTGAAG CAGGCAAGGATGCTCATACTTCTAGTACGACGGATGGCGGTAGCTCATGTGCAATCAGCAATCATCTA GGTGTAACAAACGGTGATATATCAACGATTAAGGATGAGCACAGATCAGATTCTGATATTGGTACAGGAGGAAACCAGGACGCCAATAAATCTGAAATGCAATCTACATTTTCCGATTGTAGTGATAATCAGGAG GAGGATGGAGACTACATTCATGTTGCCAGTGAAGAAAAG GATGATGAGACAACCttggtggaggaggaggagctGGCAAAAGATGAAGCAGGTGATGCTGTAAATGAG ATCGAACTACTGCAGAAAGAGAGGGAAATACCTATGGAAGAATTGCTTGCAAGGTATAAAAAG GATTACAATGTggaggatgaagaagatgatgatgcacATGGATATACATCTGACAGTTCTGAAGAATGTGTGGACCTTCAAGCTCGTCTAGATGTTGAAATGAAAGGGGTTCCTTCTCCAGTGAACAAAGATGCTCCTCTGGAGGCTCAACCTTCTGAATCCAAGCTAATTATTGCAGAACAAGAGGAAGATGAATTGAATATAAAGTCTGATCATGAAAAGGATAGTGATGATATAAttgctgatgctgctgctgcagCAAGATCAGCCCAACCAACGGGCAACACTTTCTTGACTACAAAAGTACGTACGAAGTTCCCTTTTCTTCTAAAGTATCCACTTCGTGAGTATCAGCATATTGGGTTGGATTGGCTTGTCACAATGTATGAGAAAAGACTTAATGGGATATTAGCTGACGAGATGGGTCTCGGGAAGACTATCATGACCATCTCTCTCCTAGCACACCTTGCTTGTGAAAAGGGAATATGGGGTCCACATCTGATAGTTGTTCCTACCAGTGTCATGCTCAACTGGGAGACCGAGTTTCTTAAATGGTGTCCTGCTTTTAAAATTCTTACTTACTTTGGAAGTGCAAAAGAGCGCAAGTTCAAGAGGCAAGGGTGGATGAAGCCTAATTCCTTCCATGTATGCATTACAACTTATAGACTCGTAATACAGGACTCCAAAGCTTTCAAGAGGAAGAAATGGAAATACCTGATACTTGATGAAGCTCATTTGATAAAAAATTGGAAGTCCCAGAGGTGGCAAACTCTTTTAAACTTCAACTCAAAACGGCGTATTTTACTGACGGGGACACCTTTACAGAATGACCTAATGGAACTCTGGTCTCTGATGCATTTTTTGATGCCACACATTTTTCAGTCTCATCAGGAGTTCAAAGATTGGTTCAGTAACCCTATATCAGGAATGGTAGAAGGACAAGAAAAAGTTAACAAAGAGGTTGTTGATCGTTTGCACAACGTCCTTCGCCCATTCTTACTAAGAAGGTTAAAGAGGGATGTGGAGAAGCAACTCCCTGGTAAACATGAGCATGTCATTTACTGTAGACTCTCAAAGCGGCAGAGGAATTTGTATGAAGATTTTATTGCTAGCTCTGAAACACAAGCGACACTGGCAAGTTCAAATTTTTTTGGCATGATAAGCGTTATAATGCAATTGCGTAAGGTTTGCAATCATCCAGACTTATTTGAAGGACGTCCAATCATAAGCTCGTTTGACATGAGTGGCATTGAAATGCAGTTGAGTTCTTCAATCTGCACAATGCTTTCTTCCAGCCCATTTTCTGAAGTTAATTTGAAGGGTTTGGGACTACTTTTTACAGATCTCGATTTCAGCATGACCTCTTGGGAAAGTGATGAAATTAAAGCAATTGCTACCCCCTCGCGTATGATCGAAGACCGTGTCACCTCAGTGGATATAGGAAAAACTTGCTCCAGACACAGGCCGTGTGGTTACATGAAAAAAGGTTATGGAACCAATATTTTTGACGAGATTCAAAAGGCTCTTTGGGAGGAAAGATTGAAGGAGGCAAAAGAAAGGGCAAAATCTATTGCATGGTGGAATTCCTTGCAATGCCGGAAAAAGCCCATGTATGGAACAAGCCTAAGGGATCTTGTTACAGTAAGGCATCCTGTTTCTGATATACACCAACAGAAAAGTAACCCTTCATGCTACCTGGACTTCTCCTCAAAGCTGGCTAGTATTGTGCTGTCACCTGTTGAGCGCTTCCAGAGGTTAATTAAGCTTATCGAATCTTTCATGTTTGCTATACCTGCAGCACGAGCCTCATCACCTGTTTGCTGGTGCAGTAAAAGTGGGGCAACAGTGTTTTCTGATCCATCTTTTAAGGATAAGTGCACAGATGTTTTGTCACCCCTTCTCTCACCCATTAGACCTGCCATAGTCCGCCGACAAGTATACTTCCCTGATAGGCGGCTCATACAATTTGACTGTGGTAAGTTGCAGCAGCTTGCGGTGTTGCTCAGGCGATTGAAATCAGAAGGTCACCGAGCATTAATATTCACTCAGATGACTAAGATGCTTGATGTCTTGGAGCCCTTCATAAACTTATATGGTTACACCTATATGCGTTTGGATGGTTCAACACCGCCGGAAGAGAGGCAAACGTTGATGCAGCGATTCAACACAAATCCCAAGATTTTTCTGTTTATTTTATCTACCCGAAGTGGAGGTGTTGGTATTAACTTAGTTGGAGCCGATACAGTTATATTTTATGATAGTGACTGGAATCCTGCTATGGATCAACAAGCTCAAGATCGATGCCACAGGATAGGTCAGACACGTGAGGTGCATATCTATCGTTTGATCAGTGAAAGCACTATCGAGGAGAACATTTTAAAAAAAGCAAATCAAAAGCGTGTTCTTGACGATCTGGTCATACAGAGTGGTAGTTACAATACTGAATTTTTTAAGAAACTTGATCCACTGGAGTTATTTTCTGGCCATAGAGAACTTCCAGCGAACAATATTCATAAGGAGAAAAGTTCTAACAGTGGGGTGGAGGTTTCCTTGTCAAATGCTGATGTGGAAGCTGCTTTAAAGCAAGCAGAAGATGAGGCAGATTATACGGCTTTGAAGAAAGTTGAGCAGGAAGAAGCTGTAGAGAATCAGGAGTTCTTGGATGACGCCATTGGAAGAGTAGAAGATGATGAACTTGCAAATGAGGATGATGCGAAGTTTGATGAGAAGGCCCCTGAGCCTGAGGATCAGAGCACCTCGATTGCAGCTTTGGATAACGATGTTGATGCCATCTTAAATGGAAGTGATCCAAATGATGACAGGGTTCTCACTTTGACTGGTACTGAAGAGGATGATATGCTAGCTGATGTGAAACAATtggcagcagctgcagcagcagcagggcaTGCAAGTTCATCGTTTGAGAATCAACTTCGGCCAATTGATCGGTACGCAATGCGATTTATGGATTTGTGGGATCCAATTATTGACAAATCAGCACTGGTTTCTCAAGTTAACTTTGAGGAGAAAGAATGGGAGCTAGACCGCATTGAGAAGTTCAAGGAGGATCTGGAGGCTGAGATTGATGATGACGAGGAACCTTTTGTATATGAGG AGTGGGATGCTGATTATGCAACCGAGGCGTATAGGCAACAAGTGGAAGTCTTGGCTCAGCGTCAG CTGTTGGAAGACCTTGAATATGAAGCGAAAGAGGCAGAAGAAGCAGAGAAAGAAAAACTTGAATCACTGAG GAATGAGGCGGCGGCGGCTAAAACTAAATCCAaacccaaaaagaaaacaaagaaaaagaagtttAAGTCTCTCAAGAAAGGAGCTCTAGCATCTGAAGTGGAAACAACACTGGAGGAACAACCTGAGTATATGTCCATTGATGACGAGTCTATGTATACTGATGGTCTGGATTCTTATTCAGACTTTATTCCATCACATTCACCTGTTCAGAAGAAACGTAAGAAGGCTCATTCCACCCAAAATGCTGATGaggagaaaactaaaaggaaaagcACCAAAAAGCAAAAGAAGGGTCCTGAAAGCAGTCGTTCAGCTTTGGAGTATGATTCTTTGGATAAGCAACATGCAGGTGAGTTGATGGTTTTGGACCTTGATCACAGGCCACCATGCAGGAGCAGAATGGGGGGGAAGATATCCATTACGACCATGCCTGTAAAACGGGTTTTGTTGATTAAACCGGAGAAATTAAACAAGAAGGGAAGCGTTTGGTTGAGAGGTTGTATTTCCATGTCTGATTCATGGTCATCATCGGAGGATGCGATACTATGTGCTATCGTACATGAGTATGGGACACATTGGAGCTTGGTGAGTGATGTTATCTATGGAATGCCTGCTGGTGGATTTCATAGGGGAAGGTTTCGCCATCCTTTTCAATGCTGTGAGAGATTTAGGGACCTTTTCCATAAAAATGTATTGTCAATTGTGGAAATTCCCAATAATAATGAGAAGGTCACCAACACGTGCTCTGGAAAGTCCATCCTCAAAGTAACAGAG GACGGTACTCAAACATTATTAAATGTTACTAGTGATCTGGCAGACAATGAGTGCATCCTCCAGAAGCACTTCACTGCCGTACTTACATCTGTATGGAAGGCAAGATCACGCTTTAAGCACTGGTCTAGCTTGTCATCAACATACCAAGAGGGTTTTGATTCTGCAAAATGGGTTTTCAATCTGAGGAGATGCACAAGGGAACCGCTAAGAAATCTAGGAGCTGTAGGTGAGAGCAGTAAGTTAGTAGCAGCTGCTCTCCAGGATGCATACAGTAAACAGCAGGAAGATGTCTCTCAATCTGAACAAAGGGAAGCCGCTTCCATGATGGAAGAACCATTAGAGATAATACTGGAAGTACAAACTGATCATGAAGATTGTGAGATACCATTACCATCACACGTTAATGTATTGATATGCGGCTCAGATTCACCACATACCAAAAATGAGTCGGCAGAAGGTGATTCACATCTGGATTTGAGAAGCAACATGGCCGAACACCGCTTCAG GGGGGCATCAAAAGCTTGCTTTGATGGTGTCACTCAGGGTTGGGCATCATCATCTTTTCCGGCGTTTGATTTTGTTAAATCTCGATCTACCCCTTCAAAACCACAGTCTGCGGGCAAACCTTCAAAATCAAAGCAGCTTCTGAGAGGAGCTTCAACGGAGCAGCCCAGGGAAGAGGAGCATCACACCCCTTCAACAAGTAAACAAACACCCCATATTTTATCCCCCAAAACAGCGTTGACTGCATCTGTTGGTTTCCTTTCTGGTGACAGTGATATTATAAGAAGCTGCACAGGTGGTGCTGATGTTGGTGCCGAAGACAGAGAAGATATCATGGGGATGGATGGATACGGTTTTTATGAAGTGGATGCTACTATTCCTTATAATTATGACTCTTCTTTCATTTCGGGTCTTGATGACTGTACATTGTTACCAGACATTACAGACATTGGATGA